One part of the Alistipes onderdonkii genome encodes these proteins:
- a CDS encoding GDSL-type esterase/lipase family protein, which translates to MKKLFFTVLALAGLLCAAAQTQDWANFGRFEQANGQVRNPKVVLMGNSITELWIKTHPDFFAARGYVSRGISGQTTSQMLVRFRADVLDLHPQVVVICGGTNDIAQNTGYISLPHILGNLVSMVELARANGIAPVLCSLLPAREFGWRKELEPAPRIIELNAMIREYARRENVPYVDYHAAMSEPDGGMVAAYTYDEVHPTAAGYDVMKKILPPVVDAVLKNPKRYRRR; encoded by the coding sequence ATGAAAAAACTGTTTTTTACCGTCCTTGCCCTTGCGGGTTTGCTCTGCGCCGCTGCGCAAACCCAGGACTGGGCGAACTTCGGCCGCTTCGAGCAGGCCAACGGCCAGGTGCGCAATCCGAAGGTCGTCCTCATGGGCAACTCGATCACCGAACTGTGGATCAAGACGCATCCCGACTTTTTCGCCGCCCGCGGTTATGTGAGCCGCGGCATCAGCGGGCAGACCACCTCGCAGATGCTCGTACGCTTCCGGGCCGACGTGCTGGACTTGCACCCGCAGGTGGTCGTCATCTGCGGCGGGACGAACGACATAGCGCAAAATACCGGTTACATATCGCTGCCGCATATCCTGGGCAACCTCGTGTCGATGGTCGAGCTGGCACGTGCCAACGGCATCGCCCCCGTGCTGTGCTCGTTGTTGCCCGCGCGTGAATTCGGCTGGCGCAAGGAGCTTGAACCCGCGCCCCGGATCATCGAGCTGAACGCCATGATCCGCGAGTACGCCCGCAGGGAGAATGTCCCCTATGTGGATTACCACGCGGCGATGTCCGAACCGGACGGAGGCATGGTAGCGGCCTATACCTACGACGAAGTCCATCCCACGGCCGCGGGGTACGACGTGATGAAGAAGATTCTGCCGCCCGTCGTCGACGCGGTGCTGAAGAATCCGAAACGGTATCGGCGGCGTTAA